The Etheostoma spectabile isolate EspeVRDwgs_2016 chromosome 24, UIUC_Espe_1.0, whole genome shotgun sequence genome contains a region encoding:
- the trak2 gene encoding trafficking kinesin-binding protein 2 isoform X1 — MFEVKPRAVEKKESSTETDEGLGSSGKHYGSLGSGSADSGSVYLSDSQDWVVSPSCSPDEGPGQHSAISPMLAEETFRYMILSADRVEQMAKTYNDIEVVSHLLAERDRDLELAARIGQSLLQRNHLLQERNEALEEQLAQALDQVHQLQHELSKKDELLRMVASASEESETDSSVSTPLRQPQLLGGTTAAAALSQLESLQSKLQELEEENLSLRSEACQLKSDTITYEEKEQQLVTDCVKELRESNSQMVSLTDELSQKNEELLRHQEEIAQLLSQIVELQHRVKELALEKEELRIHLQASKEAQRQLTAELDELADRNAECVEMLHESQEEIRELRSKNAPSAGMRRHTSYGLYPMDSLAAEIECTMRRELSVEEETASLDQRVSLKKVFQTVRSINASASRPASATPPIPGSGQSSLVMTAQPFPSNQGYVTKNIPVLRFKSKMTFVPFQLNVCVCVSVCVCLCVCREEVPIGQPGCPGGNDLTRALHRLSLRRQNFLCERQFFQAEREKKLQSLAEAERDVGGSGYSSPMGSVLSSFSNLSELSFSSSVFKTFLPEKLQIVKPMEGSLTLHHWQQLAKPHLATILDPHPGVVTKGFCPLVQDSVYRLSDMEEDEEDEEHRGVQEKGAAERGKDEEDEEEGGITFKVRFSSTPDERKDRKQSVTPLPVPLLSPTLPTSPGTPATSSSARSELRLTPPPSSSQPTSRACTTLVQSQSQICISTSTTTTSSYVQNPGKCPGSTSSTYTFTTCCILHPSDVTQVTQSSQSSLMANTPSSMRTGPSTPVTPCRLSLGDCFPPRRPPVPTRGLAKLVLEKGISAQVSTDTPPPSPKLTTQQPLFRLLPNTPPNSPSHSPSPSPVPPESHQHPADNFLASRPAELFLQDVYGLNLGRAPHPDLPSFSQETLTRVPSLKSGRARPDLGLVERLRRLGFTKVIQGAESEASAPHQGSATFVSAGGGSLLDGLRRNQSLPAMIGARAGKSAGHPTPPPHPTTLDIPAPPWGNPKERRRHLASVSHFPPSSAKR; from the exons ATGTTTGAAGTCAAACCCCGGGCGGTGGAGAAGAAAGAGTCCAGCACTGAGACAG ATGAGGGGCTGGGCAGCAGCGGGAAGCATTACGGCTCACTGGGCTCGGGCTCAGCTGACTCCGGCTCTGTCTACCTGTCCGACAGCCAGGACTGGGTGGTCTCCCCGAGCTGCTCTCCGGACGAAGGCCCCGGCCAGCACAGCGCCATCTCCCCCATGCTGGCCGAGGAGACCTTCCGCTACATGA TCCTCAGTGCTGATCGCGTGGAGCAGATGGCCAAGACTTACAATGACATCGAAGTGGTCTCTCACCTTTTGGCCGAG CGGGACAGAGACTTGGAGCTGGCAGCTCGGATTGGGCAGTCCCTTCTGCAGAGGAACCACCTGCTGCAGGAACGCAACGAGGCCTTAGAGGAGCAGCTGGCACAGGCCCTAGACCAG GTTCACCAGCTGCAGCATGAGCTCAGTAAGAAGGACGAGTTGCTGCGGATGGTGGCCAGCGCCTCGGAAGAGAGCGAGACGGACTCGAGCGTGTCCACGCCGCTGCGCCAGCCTCAGCTGCTGGGGGGAACCACCGCCGCCGCCGCCCTCAGCCAGCTGGAGTCTCTGCAGAGCAAGCtgcaggagctggaggaggagaacCTGTCACTGAGGTCGGAG GCTTGCCAACTGAAGAGCGACACCATCACCTATGAGGAGAAAGAGCAGCAGCTAGTGACTGACTGTGTGAAGGAGCTCC GTGAGTCCAACAGCCAGATGGTGTCTCTGACAGATGAACTGTCTCAGAAGAACGAGGAGCTGCTCAGACACCAGGAGGAAATCGCTCAGCTGCTCTCCCAGATAGTGGAGCTGCAACACAGAGTGAAGGAG ctggcTCTGGAGAAAGAAGAGCTGAGGATCCACCTGCAGGCATCTAAAGAGGCTCAGAGACAGCTCACAGCAGAG CTGGACGAGTTGGCAGACAGGAATGCGGAGTGTGTAGAGATGCTCCATGAATCCCAGGAGGAGATCAGAGAACTTCGGAGTAAAAACGCTCCCTCTGCCGGGATGCGAAGGCACACTTCCTACGGCCTCTACCCCATG gactcTCTGGCAGCAGAGATCGAGTGCACCATGAGGAGAGAGCTGAGTGTAGAGGAGGAGACCGCCTCTCTGGACCAAAG AGTATCCCTGAAGAAAGTCTTTCAAACAGTCCGCTCCATCAACGCCTCAGCATCGCGGCCAGCGTCGGCCACCCCCCCTATCCCTGGCTCAGGACAGAGCTCTCTAGTGATGACTGCACAGCCCTTTCCGTCCAATCAGGGGTACGTTACGAAGAATATTCCTGTCTTGCGTTTTAAATCGAAGATGACGTTTGTGCCCTTTCagctcaatgtgtgtgtgtgtgtgtctgtgtgtgtgtgtctgtgtgtttgcagggaGGAGGTTCCAATTGGCCAGCCTGGCTGTCCGGGAGGGAACGACCTGACCAGAGCCCTGCACCGGCTGTCGCTGCGGCGACAGAACTTCCTGTGCGAGCGTCAGTTCTTCCAGGCGGAGCGCGAGAAGAAGCTGCAGTCCCTGGCGGAGGCCGAGAGGGACGTGGGGGGCAGCGGCTACAGCTCACCAATGGGCAGCGTCCTCTCGTCTTTCTCCAACCTGTCAGAACTCTCCTTCAGTTCCAGCGTTTTCAAGACCTTCCTGCCTGAGAAGCTTCAGATTGTCAAGCCCATGGAAG GCTCACTGACGCTGCATCACTGGCAGCAGCTGGCTAAACCACACCTAGCCACCATCTTGGACCCCCACCCTGGGGTGGTGACCAAAGGTTTCTGCCCACTGGTTCAGGACTCTGTCTACCGCTTATCTGATATGGAGGAGGACGAAGAGGATGAAGAGCACAGAGGTGTCCAGGAGAAGGGGGCGGCAGAGCGGGGCAAGgacgaggaggacgaggaggaaggCGGGATCACCTTCAAGGTGCGCTTTTCGTCTACCCCCGACGAAAGGAAAGACAGAAAGCAATCCGTGACGCCTCTCCCTGTCCCGCTTCTCTCCCCCACCCTGCCGACGTCCCCCGGGACACCTGCCACATCCTCCTCAGCAAGATCAGAACTCCGTctgacccccccaccctcatCATCTCAGCCAACTTCAAGAGCCTGTACAACATTGGTCCAATCACAAAGTCAGATTTGCATCtccacatcaacaacaacaacgtctTCTTATG TCCAAAATCCAGGGAAGTGTCCAGGCTCCACCTCCTCTACCTACACCTTCACGACCTGCTGCATCCTGCACCCCAGTGACGTCACACAGGTCACCCAAAG TTCTCAGTCGTCCCTCATGGCCAACACACCCAGCTCCATGAGGACAGGTCCCAGTACCCCTGTGACTCCTTGCAGGCTGAGTCTGGGGGACTGCTTTCCCCCCCGACGCCCCCCTGTGCCCACTCGCGGTCTGGCCAAGCTGGTCCTGGAAAAGGGCATTTCTGCACAAGTCTCCACTGACACCCCTCCTCCATCCCCAAAACTAACAACCCAGCAGCCCCTCTTCCGCCTCCTCCCAAACACACCCCCCAACTCCCCCTCACACTCACCTTCTCCCTCCCCGGTGCCCCCGGAGTCCCACCAGCACCCAGCGGACAATTTTTTAGCCTCGCGGCCGGCAGAACTTTTCCTCCAGGACGTTTATGGGTTGAATCTGGGCCGCGCCCCACATCCCGATCTACCAAGCTTTTCCCAGGAAACTCTAACCCGCGTTCCGTCCCTTAAGTCAGGTCGAGCTAGGCCTGACCTCGGCCTAGTAGAGAGGCTACGGCGGCTGGGATTCACTAAGGTGATCCAGGGAGCAGAGTCCGAGGCTTCAGCGCCACACCAGGGTTCTGCTACCTTTGTGTCAGCAGGCGGGGGGAGCCTGCTGGACGGCCTGAGGCGCAACCAGAGCCTCCCGGCCATGATTGGTGCCCGAGCGGGGAAGTCAGCCGGTCACCCGACACCTCCTCCTCACCCCACCACCCTGGACATCCCCGCACCACCCTGGGGAAACCCCAAAGAACGGCGCCGGCATCTTGCCTCTGTCTCCCATTTCCCGCCAAGTTCAGCCAAACGATAA
- the trak2 gene encoding trafficking kinesin-binding protein 2 isoform X2, whose translation MFEVKPRAVEKKESSTETDEGLGSSGKHYGSLGSGSADSGSVYLSDSQDWVVSPSCSPDEGPGQHSAISPMLAEETFRYMTYLALEPSSYSHPGSQSLSKVLSADRVEQMAKTYNDIEVVSHLLAERDRDLELAARIGQSLLQRNHLLQERNEALEEQLAQALDQVHQLQHELSKKDELLRMVASASEESETDSSVSTPLRQPQLLGGTTAAAALSQLESLQSKLQELEEENLSLRSEACQLKSDTITYEEKEQQLVTDCVKELRESNSQMVSLTDELSQKNEELLRHQEEIAQLLSQIVELQHRVKELALEKEELRIHLQASKEAQRQLTAELDELADRNAECVEMLHESQEEIRELRSKNAPSAGMRRHTSYGLYPMDSLAAEIECTMRRELSVEEETASLDQRVSLKKVFQTVRSINASASRPASATPPIPGSGQSSLVMTAQPFPSNQGEEVPIGQPGCPGGNDLTRALHRLSLRRQNFLCERQFFQAEREKKLQSLAEAERDVGGSGYSSPMGSVLSSFSNLSELSFSSSVFKTFLPEKLQIVKPMEGSLTLHHWQQLAKPHLATILDPHPGVVTKGFCPLVQDSVYRLSDMEEDEEDEEHRGVQEKGAAERGKDEEDEEEGGITFKVRFSSTPDERKDRKQSVTPLPVPLLSPTLPTSPGTPATSSSARSELRLTPPPSSSQPTSRACTTLVQSQSQICISTSTTTTSSYVQNPGKCPGSTSSTYTFTTCCILHPSDVTQVTQSSQSSLMANTPSSMRTGPSTPVTPCRLSLGDCFPPRRPPVPTRGLAKLVLEKGISAQVSTDTPPPSPKLTTQQPLFRLLPNTPPNSPSHSPSPSPVPPESHQHPADNFLASRPAELFLQDVYGLNLGRAPHPDLPSFSQETLTRVPSLKSGRARPDLGLVERLRRLGFTKVIQGAESEASAPHQGSATFVSAGGGSLLDGLRRNQSLPAMIGARAGKSAGHPTPPPHPTTLDIPAPPWGNPKERRRHLASVSHFPPSSAKR comes from the exons ATGTTTGAAGTCAAACCCCGGGCGGTGGAGAAGAAAGAGTCCAGCACTGAGACAG ATGAGGGGCTGGGCAGCAGCGGGAAGCATTACGGCTCACTGGGCTCGGGCTCAGCTGACTCCGGCTCTGTCTACCTGTCCGACAGCCAGGACTGGGTGGTCTCCCCGAGCTGCTCTCCGGACGAAGGCCCCGGCCAGCACAGCGCCATCTCCCCCATGCTGGCCGAGGAGACCTTCCGCTACATGA CGTATCTTGCTTTGGAGCCCTCTTCTTATTCCCACCCCGGCTCTCAGAGCCTCTCCAAag TCCTCAGTGCTGATCGCGTGGAGCAGATGGCCAAGACTTACAATGACATCGAAGTGGTCTCTCACCTTTTGGCCGAG CGGGACAGAGACTTGGAGCTGGCAGCTCGGATTGGGCAGTCCCTTCTGCAGAGGAACCACCTGCTGCAGGAACGCAACGAGGCCTTAGAGGAGCAGCTGGCACAGGCCCTAGACCAG GTTCACCAGCTGCAGCATGAGCTCAGTAAGAAGGACGAGTTGCTGCGGATGGTGGCCAGCGCCTCGGAAGAGAGCGAGACGGACTCGAGCGTGTCCACGCCGCTGCGCCAGCCTCAGCTGCTGGGGGGAACCACCGCCGCCGCCGCCCTCAGCCAGCTGGAGTCTCTGCAGAGCAAGCtgcaggagctggaggaggagaacCTGTCACTGAGGTCGGAG GCTTGCCAACTGAAGAGCGACACCATCACCTATGAGGAGAAAGAGCAGCAGCTAGTGACTGACTGTGTGAAGGAGCTCC GTGAGTCCAACAGCCAGATGGTGTCTCTGACAGATGAACTGTCTCAGAAGAACGAGGAGCTGCTCAGACACCAGGAGGAAATCGCTCAGCTGCTCTCCCAGATAGTGGAGCTGCAACACAGAGTGAAGGAG ctggcTCTGGAGAAAGAAGAGCTGAGGATCCACCTGCAGGCATCTAAAGAGGCTCAGAGACAGCTCACAGCAGAG CTGGACGAGTTGGCAGACAGGAATGCGGAGTGTGTAGAGATGCTCCATGAATCCCAGGAGGAGATCAGAGAACTTCGGAGTAAAAACGCTCCCTCTGCCGGGATGCGAAGGCACACTTCCTACGGCCTCTACCCCATG gactcTCTGGCAGCAGAGATCGAGTGCACCATGAGGAGAGAGCTGAGTGTAGAGGAGGAGACCGCCTCTCTGGACCAAAG AGTATCCCTGAAGAAAGTCTTTCAAACAGTCCGCTCCATCAACGCCTCAGCATCGCGGCCAGCGTCGGCCACCCCCCCTATCCCTGGCTCAGGACAGAGCTCTCTAGTGATGACTGCACAGCCCTTTCCGTCCAATCAGGG ggaGGAGGTTCCAATTGGCCAGCCTGGCTGTCCGGGAGGGAACGACCTGACCAGAGCCCTGCACCGGCTGTCGCTGCGGCGACAGAACTTCCTGTGCGAGCGTCAGTTCTTCCAGGCGGAGCGCGAGAAGAAGCTGCAGTCCCTGGCGGAGGCCGAGAGGGACGTGGGGGGCAGCGGCTACAGCTCACCAATGGGCAGCGTCCTCTCGTCTTTCTCCAACCTGTCAGAACTCTCCTTCAGTTCCAGCGTTTTCAAGACCTTCCTGCCTGAGAAGCTTCAGATTGTCAAGCCCATGGAAG GCTCACTGACGCTGCATCACTGGCAGCAGCTGGCTAAACCACACCTAGCCACCATCTTGGACCCCCACCCTGGGGTGGTGACCAAAGGTTTCTGCCCACTGGTTCAGGACTCTGTCTACCGCTTATCTGATATGGAGGAGGACGAAGAGGATGAAGAGCACAGAGGTGTCCAGGAGAAGGGGGCGGCAGAGCGGGGCAAGgacgaggaggacgaggaggaaggCGGGATCACCTTCAAGGTGCGCTTTTCGTCTACCCCCGACGAAAGGAAAGACAGAAAGCAATCCGTGACGCCTCTCCCTGTCCCGCTTCTCTCCCCCACCCTGCCGACGTCCCCCGGGACACCTGCCACATCCTCCTCAGCAAGATCAGAACTCCGTctgacccccccaccctcatCATCTCAGCCAACTTCAAGAGCCTGTACAACATTGGTCCAATCACAAAGTCAGATTTGCATCtccacatcaacaacaacaacgtctTCTTATG TCCAAAATCCAGGGAAGTGTCCAGGCTCCACCTCCTCTACCTACACCTTCACGACCTGCTGCATCCTGCACCCCAGTGACGTCACACAGGTCACCCAAAG TTCTCAGTCGTCCCTCATGGCCAACACACCCAGCTCCATGAGGACAGGTCCCAGTACCCCTGTGACTCCTTGCAGGCTGAGTCTGGGGGACTGCTTTCCCCCCCGACGCCCCCCTGTGCCCACTCGCGGTCTGGCCAAGCTGGTCCTGGAAAAGGGCATTTCTGCACAAGTCTCCACTGACACCCCTCCTCCATCCCCAAAACTAACAACCCAGCAGCCCCTCTTCCGCCTCCTCCCAAACACACCCCCCAACTCCCCCTCACACTCACCTTCTCCCTCCCCGGTGCCCCCGGAGTCCCACCAGCACCCAGCGGACAATTTTTTAGCCTCGCGGCCGGCAGAACTTTTCCTCCAGGACGTTTATGGGTTGAATCTGGGCCGCGCCCCACATCCCGATCTACCAAGCTTTTCCCAGGAAACTCTAACCCGCGTTCCGTCCCTTAAGTCAGGTCGAGCTAGGCCTGACCTCGGCCTAGTAGAGAGGCTACGGCGGCTGGGATTCACTAAGGTGATCCAGGGAGCAGAGTCCGAGGCTTCAGCGCCACACCAGGGTTCTGCTACCTTTGTGTCAGCAGGCGGGGGGAGCCTGCTGGACGGCCTGAGGCGCAACCAGAGCCTCCCGGCCATGATTGGTGCCCGAGCGGGGAAGTCAGCCGGTCACCCGACACCTCCTCCTCACCCCACCACCCTGGACATCCCCGCACCACCCTGGGGAAACCCCAAAGAACGGCGCCGGCATCTTGCCTCTGTCTCCCATTTCCCGCCAAGTTCAGCCAAACGATAA
- the trak2 gene encoding trafficking kinesin-binding protein 2 isoform X4: MPLLNINNEEVYDNFAMEVLSADRVEQMAKTYNDIEVVSHLLAERDRDLELAARIGQSLLQRNHLLQERNEALEEQLAQALDQVHQLQHELSKKDELLRMVASASEESETDSSVSTPLRQPQLLGGTTAAAALSQLESLQSKLQELEEENLSLRSEACQLKSDTITYEEKEQQLVTDCVKELRESNSQMVSLTDELSQKNEELLRHQEEIAQLLSQIVELQHRVKELALEKEELRIHLQASKEAQRQLTAELDELADRNAECVEMLHESQEEIRELRSKNAPSAGMRRHTSYGLYPMDSLAAEIECTMRRELSVEEETASLDQRVSLKKVFQTVRSINASASRPASATPPIPGSGQSSLVMTAQPFPSNQGEEVPIGQPGCPGGNDLTRALHRLSLRRQNFLCERQFFQAEREKKLQSLAEAERDVGGSGYSSPMGSVLSSFSNLSELSFSSSVFKTFLPEKLQIVKPMEGSLTLHHWQQLAKPHLATILDPHPGVVTKGFCPLVQDSVYRLSDMEEDEEDEEHRGVQEKGAAERGKDEEDEEEGGITFKVRFSSTPDERKDRKQSVTPLPVPLLSPTLPTSPGTPATSSSARSELRLTPPPSSSQPTSRACTTLVQSQSQICISTSTTTTSSYVQNPGKCPGSTSSTYTFTTCCILHPSDVTQVTQSSQSSLMANTPSSMRTGPSTPVTPCRLSLGDCFPPRRPPVPTRGLAKLVLEKGISAQVSTDTPPPSPKLTTQQPLFRLLPNTPPNSPSHSPSPSPVPPESHQHPADNFLASRPAELFLQDVYGLNLGRAPHPDLPSFSQETLTRVPSLKSGRARPDLGLVERLRRLGFTKVIQGAESEASAPHQGSATFVSAGGGSLLDGLRRNQSLPAMIGARAGKSAGHPTPPPHPTTLDIPAPPWGNPKERRRHLASVSHFPPSSAKR, encoded by the exons ATGCCACTTTTAAACATCAACAATGAGGAGGTTTACGACAACTTTGCTATGGAAG TCCTCAGTGCTGATCGCGTGGAGCAGATGGCCAAGACTTACAATGACATCGAAGTGGTCTCTCACCTTTTGGCCGAG CGGGACAGAGACTTGGAGCTGGCAGCTCGGATTGGGCAGTCCCTTCTGCAGAGGAACCACCTGCTGCAGGAACGCAACGAGGCCTTAGAGGAGCAGCTGGCACAGGCCCTAGACCAG GTTCACCAGCTGCAGCATGAGCTCAGTAAGAAGGACGAGTTGCTGCGGATGGTGGCCAGCGCCTCGGAAGAGAGCGAGACGGACTCGAGCGTGTCCACGCCGCTGCGCCAGCCTCAGCTGCTGGGGGGAACCACCGCCGCCGCCGCCCTCAGCCAGCTGGAGTCTCTGCAGAGCAAGCtgcaggagctggaggaggagaacCTGTCACTGAGGTCGGAG GCTTGCCAACTGAAGAGCGACACCATCACCTATGAGGAGAAAGAGCAGCAGCTAGTGACTGACTGTGTGAAGGAGCTCC GTGAGTCCAACAGCCAGATGGTGTCTCTGACAGATGAACTGTCTCAGAAGAACGAGGAGCTGCTCAGACACCAGGAGGAAATCGCTCAGCTGCTCTCCCAGATAGTGGAGCTGCAACACAGAGTGAAGGAG ctggcTCTGGAGAAAGAAGAGCTGAGGATCCACCTGCAGGCATCTAAAGAGGCTCAGAGACAGCTCACAGCAGAG CTGGACGAGTTGGCAGACAGGAATGCGGAGTGTGTAGAGATGCTCCATGAATCCCAGGAGGAGATCAGAGAACTTCGGAGTAAAAACGCTCCCTCTGCCGGGATGCGAAGGCACACTTCCTACGGCCTCTACCCCATG gactcTCTGGCAGCAGAGATCGAGTGCACCATGAGGAGAGAGCTGAGTGTAGAGGAGGAGACCGCCTCTCTGGACCAAAG AGTATCCCTGAAGAAAGTCTTTCAAACAGTCCGCTCCATCAACGCCTCAGCATCGCGGCCAGCGTCGGCCACCCCCCCTATCCCTGGCTCAGGACAGAGCTCTCTAGTGATGACTGCACAGCCCTTTCCGTCCAATCAGGG ggaGGAGGTTCCAATTGGCCAGCCTGGCTGTCCGGGAGGGAACGACCTGACCAGAGCCCTGCACCGGCTGTCGCTGCGGCGACAGAACTTCCTGTGCGAGCGTCAGTTCTTCCAGGCGGAGCGCGAGAAGAAGCTGCAGTCCCTGGCGGAGGCCGAGAGGGACGTGGGGGGCAGCGGCTACAGCTCACCAATGGGCAGCGTCCTCTCGTCTTTCTCCAACCTGTCAGAACTCTCCTTCAGTTCCAGCGTTTTCAAGACCTTCCTGCCTGAGAAGCTTCAGATTGTCAAGCCCATGGAAG GCTCACTGACGCTGCATCACTGGCAGCAGCTGGCTAAACCACACCTAGCCACCATCTTGGACCCCCACCCTGGGGTGGTGACCAAAGGTTTCTGCCCACTGGTTCAGGACTCTGTCTACCGCTTATCTGATATGGAGGAGGACGAAGAGGATGAAGAGCACAGAGGTGTCCAGGAGAAGGGGGCGGCAGAGCGGGGCAAGgacgaggaggacgaggaggaaggCGGGATCACCTTCAAGGTGCGCTTTTCGTCTACCCCCGACGAAAGGAAAGACAGAAAGCAATCCGTGACGCCTCTCCCTGTCCCGCTTCTCTCCCCCACCCTGCCGACGTCCCCCGGGACACCTGCCACATCCTCCTCAGCAAGATCAGAACTCCGTctgacccccccaccctcatCATCTCAGCCAACTTCAAGAGCCTGTACAACATTGGTCCAATCACAAAGTCAGATTTGCATCtccacatcaacaacaacaacgtctTCTTATG TCCAAAATCCAGGGAAGTGTCCAGGCTCCACCTCCTCTACCTACACCTTCACGACCTGCTGCATCCTGCACCCCAGTGACGTCACACAGGTCACCCAAAG TTCTCAGTCGTCCCTCATGGCCAACACACCCAGCTCCATGAGGACAGGTCCCAGTACCCCTGTGACTCCTTGCAGGCTGAGTCTGGGGGACTGCTTTCCCCCCCGACGCCCCCCTGTGCCCACTCGCGGTCTGGCCAAGCTGGTCCTGGAAAAGGGCATTTCTGCACAAGTCTCCACTGACACCCCTCCTCCATCCCCAAAACTAACAACCCAGCAGCCCCTCTTCCGCCTCCTCCCAAACACACCCCCCAACTCCCCCTCACACTCACCTTCTCCCTCCCCGGTGCCCCCGGAGTCCCACCAGCACCCAGCGGACAATTTTTTAGCCTCGCGGCCGGCAGAACTTTTCCTCCAGGACGTTTATGGGTTGAATCTGGGCCGCGCCCCACATCCCGATCTACCAAGCTTTTCCCAGGAAACTCTAACCCGCGTTCCGTCCCTTAAGTCAGGTCGAGCTAGGCCTGACCTCGGCCTAGTAGAGAGGCTACGGCGGCTGGGATTCACTAAGGTGATCCAGGGAGCAGAGTCCGAGGCTTCAGCGCCACACCAGGGTTCTGCTACCTTTGTGTCAGCAGGCGGGGGGAGCCTGCTGGACGGCCTGAGGCGCAACCAGAGCCTCCCGGCCATGATTGGTGCCCGAGCGGGGAAGTCAGCCGGTCACCCGACACCTCCTCCTCACCCCACCACCCTGGACATCCCCGCACCACCCTGGGGAAACCCCAAAGAACGGCGCCGGCATCTTGCCTCTGTCTCCCATTTCCCGCCAAGTTCAGCCAAACGATAA